Within Bradymonas sediminis, the genomic segment GGTCGTAAAGAGCATCGGCATAAAGCCGATCAACCCCAGGATACCCAGCGTCGCCGCCCCCGCCCCGAGCACCACCCCGACCATCGAGCCGCCCGCGATGACCTCCGCGGTGTCCTTATCGACGACTTCGATATTTGATTTGGATGCGTCGAACTCTTCCTGAAAGACTTCGTAATGGGTCTCGCGATTGCGCAACCCCTGCGGATGCTCCGCGTGTATATGATCGGAGGGCTTATAGCCTTCTCCGTCTCGTGGTGTTCCGGAAACGCTCATCTGAGCCTCCTCTTGGATATGATTGACTGGCCGTTGCGGCCGATGTTGAATAGAGAACGCACAACCCCAACAATAAAACCAATCATATCAAGGACTTAGAACCACACCGCATCAAGGCTAAGCACCGGGAACGGGTGAACAAGGTGGGCCCAGGGCGGCGGCGCTTAGAAGGTGCCGAGGAGCGTCAGGCCCGGACGGGTGTCAAAGATGGTGGGGGAGACGGAGAAGACAAAGGCGGGCGGCTCATCCACGAGTTCCGGCAGGCCGACGGTCTCGACCGGGTCGGGCTCGCCCCAGCCGTAATGAAGAACGCGCGGAAGCACCCAGCCTGCCGCGACACCCATACCCCAACCGAGCAACATATCGGAGGGGTAGTGCTGCTCGCTGGCCACCCGGGCGAGGCCGTTTCCCACGGCGTTCACGATCATTAGGCCGCAGGCGATGTCGTCGGCGAGCCCGCCACCATAGAGGGGAAGATGCCCGTGGTGCAGACAGGTTAGGCCGGCCACAGCGGTGGCCGTGGCGGTATGCCCGGCGATGAAGCTGCGGGTGTATTCAACGTTTTCGGGGTCGCACAGGTGCCCCTCGCGCTGGGGGTCGGAGCAGTTGACGCCTGTTGGCCGCACTCGCCCGACAAATATCTGGGTCCCCCACTCCACCGCCGCCACCACCGCGAGCGACTCGAAGTCGATCCAGGACATCTTCCAGGCCACGTCCCAGCTATTGTCGTGCAAGAGTCCCGGTAGAAGCGCCGAATCCACCAGGCGATAGGCCATCGCCCCGTAGAAGCTCAGGTCGCTGGCCTTGCGAATATTTTCATTGGCGGGGTTTGAGCGCACGGCCAGGTGGTCGAGCACGCTCTGCTCAAAATCGGAGGTTCCGACCCAGTTGGCCGGCGGCGGGCGCACCAAAAATCGGGCGCTGAACCCGCCAGCCATCAGCACCAGCGCGCTGGGGTATTCCCAGCTTCGGATGCCGCTCCATTCGTCTTTCCACACCAACTGCCGGGTGGCCAACGAGCCCTGGCGCGCCTCGGGTTCCGGTTCGGGCTCGGGCAATGGCAGCGGAGGCCGCGTTTTTGTCGGCGCATCACGCGCGGGCGATTGGGCCAACGCCGGCGCCGCGTTGGCGACACAGACCATCATCGGAATCAGCGCAACCAGGCGGGTCGGATTCATGGAGGGTCCAATCACAGGGCATTCAATATACGTGGGCAAATGGTCATGCGGCCGGCCGGCGGCAACTGAATGCCCCCGACGATATCGCTCTCCCGGGCCTATTTTGGTCTTCTAAAACCATAGCCGCGTCGCTCCGGGCGGCAATCCCCGCGACCATCGCGCGTCAAAACAGCCGGACACACAACCTCATAACCTGTTGAAATAAAACGAAGAACTTGACCCTCGACGCCCCGTCACCATAATCAAATCTGTAGTCGCGATGGGACGCTCCGTTTTGGAATAGTCTCAAACCGAGTGGGTTCCAAAGAATCCGGACATGGCGTAATCAACCATGGAAGGAAGCTCGTAGCTCTCACTCCATGCGGAAACGACGCGGACGCCTTCTGGCCCGCCAGCCAGAACCCGAAAGCGCACAGCCCGCATAAGTTTCTGACCGTAAATTCCGACGCAGATTGTCCACTTGAAATCTGGGCAACCGACGAAGGAGCAAAGGCCCGACGCAACTACGAAGAAGAGGCCCCGGTGCAGCGGCGAGAGCCAACGCATTGGGGTCTTTTTTTTGTCTCTCGGCTCTGCTTCTCTGAGCGCCCCGACCAAACGCTCCCTCGCGCGATACCCCGAAGGCAAAGACCCATAACCCACTGAAATCAAAAGAATAACTTGACCATCACCGCCCCGTTACCATAATCAAATTTGTAGTCGCGATGGGACGCTCCGTTTCGGAAAGTCTCAAACCGAGTGGGTTCTAAAGAGTCTGGACATGGCTTAAAAAACCATAAAAGAAACTCATAGCTCTTGCTCCATGCGGAAACGACGCGGACGCCTTCTGGCCCGCCAGCCAGAACCCGAAAGCGCATGGCCCGCATAGGTTTTTGACAAAATATTTCCGACGCCGATTGTTCACTTGAAACCTGAGCAGCCGACGAAGAAGCAACAAAACCCGACGTAACTACGAAGAAGAGACCCCGATGCAGCGGCGAGAGCCAATGCATTGGGGTCTTTTTTTTGTGCACCATCGTCGAAAATCGTGCCCCCCCAGGATTAATTTGGTCCACTCATAAGTTGGAATGACCGACCCTATGCGCGCCACAGGTGAACAACCCTTCACCAGCAGCAAACAAACATTACCCAGTGGCGAAAGAATATTGACAGACGAATTCAAAGTCTCTATTACTCGCGTCAACTGAGCTTTCGCCACAGGTGAAAACTATTTCACCATCAGCGAAAGCATCGGCTCGAGCCTCTCGAGAAGACCTACGAAGGGCGATCGCAATGAAGGCTGGCGCAAATAGAACCGGCTCAGCTCCCAATTCACGGTATTCTGCGCCCATTTGAGCCCTCAAGGACTCCCATGACGCCTTCGACGAATCGACAAACGCTTAGGGGATGCTGATTAACCCCCAAAATATACCCCATATGCCTGGATGGTATGGGACCCAAAATAAGAATGCATCCAAGGAGCTTCAGCATGCATGAAAATGAAAATCACCAGCTTTTAAATGACCTACACAAACGGGAAAAAAATGACCCAACCCACGCGGCAGCGTCTCGGTCGCTCCGAGGCAAGGGAAATGATTCTCGAAGCGGCAGCGCGCGTCTTCAATCAGAAGGGACGCGCACTCACGGTCGAGGATATCGCTCAGGAAGCGGACTACTCGACCTCGGCGCTCTACAAACACTTCTCGAACAAAGAAGACATCCTTCACACCCTCTGGGTGCAGGTCGGCGAGCGCATGGCGGAGATCTTCCAGAGCGAGCCGCCGGTGGAGCTTCACTTCACGAAGAGACTGAAATGGACATTTTACGGCATGGCGAAGATGGCCGAGGACACACGCGAGTTCTTCCTGGCCGGCATGGCGAACACGCCGATGGGCGCGGTGGGCTGCGAGATGGAGAGCGCGTATATGGACCACTATCGGACCATGCGCAGCTCGATGATCGCGCTGATGCAGCGCGGCATCGACGAGGGCGTGCTCAGGCCCAACCCGGCGGAGCTCTACTCGATGGCACTGGGCGGGCATCTGCACTCGGTGGTGATGCATTGGGCAATTCACGGCCCGTATCCGCTCAAGCCCAAAATCGACCAGTTGCTGGAGATCTTCCTAACCGGCGCCGCATGCGAAGAAGTGCGCAGCAGCATCTTGGCGCAGTCGCCGCGGCCCTGACGCTGCTTGCAGCGCCGGCGCTGGCGAGCGCTCAGGACGAGGCGGCCCAGGACGCCCCGGCCCAGGCAGGAGAAACAAAGGTTGTCGAGAGCCCCTCGCAGGCGGGTGGTCGCGAGTCCGCCCCGCTTGAGTCGGTCCCGCGCATCAGCCTCCAGGAGGCCCTGGACGTAGCCACGGGCAAGCACCCGAACCTCGAGCAGGCCCGCGCCGCGATGAAGGTCGCCGAGGCGAACCGCAAGAAAGCACGCGCCGGATTCGGCCCGACGCTCTCCGCCGAGGCTTCCGCCCAACTGTGGAACGAAGAGCTCGCCTTCGACATCGGCATGGGCGGCGGCGACGCCCCCCAACTTCCGCCGCCGTCGACGCCCTATGAGCAGATCATCGCCGGCATGTTCGCCGCCCCGGCCGAGCCGACCGTGATTCGCTCGCAATTTACCTGGAGCGCCTCGATCACCCTGGCCCAGCCGCTGACCCCCTTGTGGATGGTCTATCACGGGCATAAGGCGATGGTGATCGGCGAAGAAGTTGCGGAAAAGCAGCTCACTCAGGCCGAGCGTGACCTGGCCAACCAGGCCGCGGTCTCGTATTTCCGCCTGCTTCAGGTCCAGGCCTCGCTCGATACGGCCAATCAGTCGGTCGAGCGCCTCAACGCCCAGGTCAGCCAGCTCGAGGCATTGGTCGCCGCCGGCGCCGCTAAGAAAGCCGACAAGCTGCGCATCGAAGTTGCGGTGGCTGCGGCCAAACAAGAGGTCGCCAATTTAAAGGCCGCCATGCGCATCAGCCGCTCCGCGCTGGCGGTCGCGCTTGGTGCCGACCCCAGCGAGCCCATCGACGCCAGCCCGCTGGGCCAAGTCGATCTTCCCGACGTCTCCGGGTCCCCCGATGCCGCCGTGGAGGCCGCGCTCGACGCGCGCCCCGAGCTTCAGCAGCTCAAATTGCAGATGCAGCAGGCGGACCAGGCCATCAAGGTTAAGCAGGGAAATTATATCCCGCAGGTCGTCGCCATGGCCCAATATTCGCACTCCGAAGGCCAGGGATTAGCCGGCAGCGACAGCGCATTTGTTGGGCTGGCCGCGAGCTGGGATATCTGGAAATGGGGCGCCGACTATTATGACGTCGACGCCGCGCGCGCCCAGCGCCTGCAGCTCGACTCCGCCTACACCCAGGCGCGTCGCCAGATTGGCCTGCAGGTGCGCAGCGCCTGGTATGACGTGCAATCGGCCGCCGAAGGCTATTCGGTCGCCACCAAGGCGGTCGCCCAGGCCGAGGAAGCCTATCGCATCGAGACCGTGCGCTACGAAGCCGGTGAGTCGACGCCCACCGATTTGCTCGCCGCGCAATCCGCGCTCACCGAAGCCCAGAACAATCAAAATAACGCGCTTTATCAGACACTTATAAAGAATACCGAGTTCATCTACGCGACGGGTCGCCCGTTGACGGTCGAGAGCTTGCTCGAAGGAGTAAACCAATGAAAATGACCCAGAATCGATGGAAAATGACCGCCTTGCTCTGCGTCGCGATCTTCGCCGCAGGCGTGACCGGCTGCGATAAAAACGAAGAAAAGGTCGACTTGCCGACCAAGAGCGCCAAGGCCGATGCGCCGAAAGCCGAGGCGTCGAAAAAGTCGACCGCCGCAACCCAGAAGCCCACGCTTGAGAACGACACCACGAGCCGCCGCTTCACCGGCTCCTTCGAGCCCCAGCGCACCACCAAGGTCGCGGCGAGCGTGCCGGGGATCATCCGCGAGGTCTATGTCGTGGAGGGTCAGCGCGTTGAGAAAGGCGACAAGCTCATCAATATCGACGCCCAAAATTACCGCCTTCAGGTGAACCAGGCCGCGGCCGCGCGTGACGCCGCCCAGGCCCAGGTCGACACCCTGCAGGTCGAGTTCGAGCGCGCCACCAAGCTGCGCGAAGACGAGGCCATCGCCGCCAGCCAGCTCGACCAACTCACCGGTCAGCTCGCCGGCGCCCGCGCCCAGCTCGCCCAGGCCAAGGTCGGCGTGAGCATGGCGCGCACCGCCCTGGGCGACGCGCTTATCCGCGCCCCCTACGACGGCGTCATCACCATGGTTGACGCCGCCGCCGGCGACTTCGCCGCCCCGTCGCCCGCGCCGCTTTTGATGCTCGCCGAGGTCCAGAAGCTCAACCTTCGGGTCTCGATTCCCGAGCAATATAGCAGCCAGGTTTCGGTCGGCGACACCCTCTATGTGCGCGTCGACGCGCTCGATGAGTCGATGGAGCTGCCGGTCACGCGCATCAACCCGATGATCGCCCCGCACTCGCGCGCCTTCGACGTGCTCGCTGAGCTCGACAATAGCGATCTTAAGGTGCGCTCCGGCATGTTTGCCAAGGTCACGCTCTCTAAGAATGAACTCGCCCGCGGCGACGAAGCCGCCGCCGTTCCGGCCGCCAAAGCAGCAGACGCCCCGAACGCGCAGGCTGACACTCAAACCGCGGATAGCGACGAAGGTGAAAAATGAAATTATCAGACGTTAGTGTAACGCGCCCGGTCTTTACGACCATGATGATCCTGGCGCTCTTTGTTTTCGGCATCTGGGCCTATCCAAAGGTCGGTGTCGACGAATATCCCGAAGTTGAATTCCCGTTCGTCACGGTCATGACGATTTATCCCGGCGCGGACCCGGGCTCCGTGGAGACCAAGGTCATCGACGTCCTTGAGGAGGCCATCAACTCCGTCAGCGGCATCGAGGAGCTGCGCTCCACGAGCTCCGAGAACGTCGGTATGGTGATGGTCCAATTCGAGCTCGACCGCGACGTCGACCAGGCCGTCCAGGACGTGCGTGATAAGGTCGCGTCGGTGCTCGGTGATTTGCCCGAAGATATCGACCCGCCGATTATTCAGAAGTTTGATATCGGCGCGGCCCCGATCTTGTCGCTGGTGGTCTCCGGGCCGGAGTCGGTCCGTGAGCTGACCCGTATCGCCGATGAGGTCGTGAAGACGCGGATCCAGACGATCCAGGGCGTCGGTAATATCGACATCGTCGGTGGTCAGGAGCGTGAGTTCCAGGTCAAGCTCGACCCCATCGCCCTGCAGCGCTACGGCATCGCGGTCGAGGACGTCGCCCAGACCATTGGCGCCCAGAATATCGCGATTCCCGGCGGCCGCGTTGAATACGGCGGCGCCGAGTTCTCGATTAAAACCGAGGGTGAGGTCTTCAGCGCCGCAGAGTTGGGCAACCTGGTGATCGCCAAGATCTCCGGGCGTGTCGTGCGCGTCTCCGACGTCGCCGATGTGCAGGACGCCCAGGAAGAGAAGCGCTCGCACGCGGCGCTCAACGGCGAATCCGCGGTCTCTTTGACCATCCAGAAGCAGTCGGGTGGTAACACCGTTGAGGTCGCAAAATTGGTGCGTGAAGAGATCGAGGAGATCCGCCCCCTGCTGGGCGAAGGCATCGAATTGACGGTGCCAGTGGATAACTCGGTGCGCATCGAGGCGTCCATCGACGCGGTTAAGTTCGACCTGGTCTTCGGCGCCATCCTCGCCATCTTGATCATCATGCTCTTCTTGCGTGACTGGCGAGCGACCTTCATCTCGGCGCTGGCGCTGCCGACCTCGGTCATCGCCACGGTGGCCTTCATCTATATGATGGGCTTCACGTTCAACACGATGACCATGCTCGCGATGACGCTGTCGATCGGTATCCTTATCGATGACGCCATCGTCGTTATCGAGAATATCCATCGCCATTTGGAGATGGGCAAAAGCGCGATTCAGGCGGCGCTCGACGGTACCGCTGAGATCGGGCTGGCCGTCCTGGCGATTACCGCCTCACTGGTCGCGGTTTTCGTGCCGGTCGCGACAATGAAGGGTATCCTTGGGCGCTTCTTCTTCCAATTCGGTCTGACGGTTGCCTTCGCGGTGACCATCTCGCTGTTCGTCGCGTTCACCATCACGCCGATGCTCTCGGCGCGGATGCTCAAGGTCGAGCATAAGCAGGGTAAGATCAGCGCCATGATCGAGAAGATCATGGTCGCCATCGACAATATCTACGAGAAGATCGTCAACTTCGCGCTGCGCCACACGATCACCACGCTCGCGCTCGGTATCGGCTCCTTTGTCGCGGCGATCGCGCTGGCGGGTCTTATCCCCTTCGAGTTCTTGCCCGCCGAAGATAACGGCGAGTTCGAGATCTTCGTGGAGATGCCCGCGGGTACCCCGCTGGAGACCACGATGGAATACGTCGAGACGGTGACCGAGCGCGTGCAGGCGATGCCTGGCGTCGAGCTCACCTTCGCGACCATGGGTAGTGGCGCCCAGCAGGAAGTCCACAAGGGTCGCATCCGCGTCAACCTTATCGACCGCTCCGAGCGAAGCTTCACCCAGAACGACGCCATGGAGCATGTGCGAAAAGAGGTCAGCAGCCTCAAAGGCGCAAAGATCGCTGTTGAGCCCGCCGGTGGTATCGGCGGCGGCGGCGAGCGCCAGGGCGACGTGCAATTCCTCTTGCTCGGCAACAATTATGACGAGCTGAACGAGTCGGCCGATCGCCTCATCGAGCGGCTTAACGCAGAAGGCGGCTTTGTCGACGTCGACAAGTCTTCTCGCGACGGTAAGCCCGAGGTCCAGATCCTTGTGGACCGCGAGCGCGCCGCGGAGTTCAACGTCCCGGTGGCGATGGTCGGCTCGGCCATCCGTATGCTCTACGCCGGCCAGAAGGTCTCCGAGATCTCGACCGACGGCGAGCGCTACGACGTCCAGGTTCGCCTGGCCGAGGAGCACCGCCTCAACCCGACCGAGATCCTGGACCTCACGGTGCGCTCAACCACCGGACAATTGGTGCCGCTGTCCAATATTGTCGAGGTGCGCGAGGGCACGGGCCCGACCCAGATCGACCACTTTAACCGTCGTCGACAGGTCACGGTTTTGGCCAACCTGGAGGGCCTCGCGATGGGCGACGCTATCCAGCTCGTCAACCAGGTCTCCGAGGAAGTCTTGCTCCCCGGCGTGCGCCTTGAGCTGAGCGGACAGGCCAAAAACCTGGCCCAGTCCATGGGCTATATGCTCGAAGCCCTCATCCTGGCGATCGTGTTGATCTACCTGATCCTCGCCTCGCAATTCGAGAGCTTCGTGCATCCGCTGACCATCATGATCGCGCTGCCGCTGTCCTTTGTCGGCGCGCTCGGCGCCCTGCTTGTCACCGGCATGACGCTCAATATCTTCACCATGATCGGCTTTATTATGCTGATGGGACTGGTGACCAAGAACGCGGTGCTCCTGGTTGACTACGCCAACCAGTTGATGCGCGAGGAAGGGATGAGCACCTTCGACGCGCTGGTCCGCGCTGGTGTTGTGCGTCTGCGCCCGATTCTCATGACCACCGCGGCCATGATCTTCGGTATGACCCCGGTCGCCCTGGGTGGCGACGAGAAGTCCGCCATGGCCGTGGCCGTTATCGGTGGTCTTATCACCTCGACGGTGCTGACCCTGGTGGTCGTGCCGGTGGTTTATCTGCTCATGGATAAATTCACCACATTCCTCAAGGGACTCTTCGGCTCCAGCCAAGACCCCGACGGGCCCAGCGGGCCTGAGGAAGAGTTGGCCACCGCGTAACGCGCGCCGACCCGCACGCTGAGTATGCGAAAAAGCCCCCGCCGACCTGATGGTCGGCGGGGGCTTTTTCTTTCGGGCGACAACCTCGCTTATTCGGAGAGCGCCGCGCCACGTTGAATCGACTTCTCCCACATGCGCAGATACCCCTCGGCGGATTTAAAGAGCGGCTCGAGCTGGGCGTCGGTGACCCCGTCGCGGCGCACATCTTCGATAAGCTCGGGGAGCATGCCGATATGCGCCAGGCCCTCGGTATTAAAGTCGATGACCCGCTCGCCGACCTTCGGCTCGGTGAAGGTCACGCCGCCGTCGAAGGAAGCAAAGGGGTAGGTGATCGGGTTTGACTGCTGCTCGGCGCACACGCTCTTCTCGCCGAATCGCGGCCCCGGCGCGCCGGCAAAACCGTTGAGGTCAAAGCCGAAGCCGATGGCCTCAAACACGCCGGCGTCGGCCATCAGGCCCAGGCGCCGCTCCATATCCGCCACGCGCGTGCCGGGCTCATTGGGGTCCGCGCAGGCGCCGAAGTTGAACTTCGACACGCCGCCCAGGGCGTAGAGCTCGCCGTTATTATCGCCGCCGTGGGAGCCCGACGCCGGATAATCATTCTCGCTCAGAATCTCGAACGCCCGCTGGTAGGAGCGCCGCGGCAGGTGGTCAATCTCGATGATCATGCCGCGCTTCATCAGCTCGTGAATCAAGAACTCGCCGAGGTCGGTGAGCCCTGCGCTCTGGCAATAATCGCCGACCAGCGGCCCCTGGGCGAGGATGCCGATATGCGGCTTGAGCGTGTCGAAGGGAGCTTCGCCAAAGGCGCTCATATCGAAATAGGGCGCGGCAAAATAATCGGCGCGCGGCTCATTGAGCCCGCCAAATTGCACATCGCCGTGGTCAAAGCGCGCCGGGACGTCGGGGCAGTCGAGGGTGAAGTTGGAGTGATGCCCGGTCTGAATAAAGTTGCCCAGCTCGATGATGCCGCGGTGCCCGTCGCCCGCCGAGAAGCCGTTGTCGTATTTATGGACCGGGAAGATCGCGCGCACGCCCTGCTCATAATAATAGTCCAGGGCCTCCACGACGTCCTCTTCGGTGCAGCGACCGATGCCCAAATAGGGGGTCAGCAGGCAGTCAAAGAGGTTCGAGGTTTCGATGCCCAAAAGCACCGCCATCTTCCCCTCATTGATGACCTCGCGGGCGTGCTCGGGGCTCTCGACGATGCGAAACCAGCCCTCCCCGGGGCCGCCCGCCTGCGCGTCGATATAGCGCTCCATGCGGCGGGTCTCCTCGAAGATGCGGTCGACCGCCACCATATCGTTGCAGGGGTAGCGAATCGGCTGGACCCCGTCGCCGGCGAGCAGCTCACAGATCTTGGAGTTGGTCGTGGCGTGCTGCACGATCAGGCGAAGCCCGCCCAGCCGCGCGCGCTCCAGCCATTTATAATATTCGGTCTGGTGGGTGGAGCTATCGTGGGCGCTCGGCCAGTCGGTGAAGGTCGGGTAGCCGTCGGTGTGGTGGTTGAACTCGGGCAGGATGCCGGTGGCCAGCGCCCCGATAAGCGAGGCCGAGGCGAGGTCGTCGCCCTTGTCATAGCCAAACCCGAAGAGGTCTTTTCGGCCGTCGACCCCGTGAAACATCTCACAGGAGCCCAGCGCGTGCTCCACGCCCAGCGGATGAAAGGCCGACCCGTGGAAGATCCCGCCGCCGCCAAACCCGAAATTCGACAGGATATGGCTGTGCGTCTCGACGACGCCGAAGACCGAGCCGTCGTCGAATTTCTCGGTGCGCACCTCACCCTCGGCGTCGACCGACAGCTCCGGAAACTCGGCGCAACCCTCGGCCGGGTACAGGGTGATCACGTCGGCGTCCTGGGCATCTTCGACCAGGCCCTCGCCGGTCAGATAATGCCCGGACTTAAGATGGCGCACCTGAAAACGGGTGTCGTCTTTGGCCGACACCTCAAGCTCCCACTGGGCACCCGGCAGATAATCATCGTCCAGGGTCTTAATGTCGGAGAGCAGCGAATCTTTTCGCTCAAAGCCCTTAAACTGGGCGGCGTCTTCGACGACCAGATAGCGCCCGTCGGCGTCATAAAATAGATAGGTCCCCAGGTCGGAGGCCTTCATGAAAAACGGGGCCGCGTCTTCCTGGGCGTGGGTCGCAAAGGCGAAGCCGTCGCCCTCTGCGGAGACCTGCAAAAACCGCGACTCCACCGAGCCCGCCTCGCGGGCGTCCATCGAAAAACAGCCGTCGACGAACCCGTAAATGCCGTCGTTTCCCGGGTTCGCCGGCGCCTCGATGATGGGTTCATCCTGGGAAGTCGCGTCGTCACTGCACGCGACGAAGAGCAGAGCGCATAGCGGCAACATGGCCGCGCGAGCAAAATAATTCATGTTCAGGAGTTCCATTTCGCAGTGGAATGAAAAATTTACGCGATAAGCTCGCGCACCAGGCCCCCAGCCCGAGTGAATAACGAAAAGACACCTGAATTTAACGGGCAAGCGAGGGCGTGTCCATCCCGCTTAATTCACCTCTGGCCGCCCCTTCCCCAGACCACACAAATGCGCGCGCGGCGACGCCCCCCCCCATAACAGGCAGTTTTTTGCCCAATTCAAGCGAATTCCGCAAATAAATCGAATCTCGAAAGAACGCCTCATCTCATCGCATTCGCCGTTTTCGGCGGCGCATCTTCGCCAAAGCCCTCCCCGCCCAAACCCCGGCCAGTCCGAGTCGAGGCGCGATTTTGCGACAGATTCGAATCATTCCCGGATCGGCGTAAAATTACCGTTCAACCCAACCAAGGGCCCTAAAACAACAAAATCACCCGAAAATCCATTTTACCTTCGCTAAACTCTCTGCTAGGCAGAGCCGCTGCCAGGCTCCCTTGACATTATTTTGAGGGTGACTTGGTTGAAAGATCCGAGAGCAACCCGATGACTTTTGATGTTGTTTCGTGACTTCGAAAAGTGATGTTGCCGACGACGGTGAACCCTATGTCTATGATTAAATTAATGCTCGTAAGCGCGATGTTTGCCCACTACCAGGCGGGCGAGCAGGTGGAGATGCCGGCGATTGAGCTCCCCCCGGTCCAGCAGGTCGGGATGGCTTCGTGGTACGGCAACGGGGCGTGGCACGGGAGCATGACGGCCAATGGGGAGGATTTCGACCCGAGCCGCTTTACCTGCGCCCATCGCAACTTGCCCTTCGACACGCTGGTGCTCATCGAGAATCCGAGCAACGGGTATCGGGTGTGGTGTCGCATCAACGACCGCGGCCCCTACGGGCTCAACACACCGTCGGGCGAGTGGACCTTTAAGGTTTCAAGCTCGCACGAAGAGGATTGGCGTGGCATCCTCGATATGTCGATTGCCACGGCCGAACAGCTCGGGACCATTCAGGTCGGGCTGCAAAAGGTGCGCCTGCGCTATTGGGCGCCCGAGCGTGACTCCGGATTTAACCTCGCAGTGCTCAACCCCTAAACACGAAGTTCACCCCGATATTTTGTCGCGTATTTTAATGAGGGCATGTCTTTCTTGCGGTTCTACTCAATTAGAACGATAATGCCCTCCGCGCGCTCGCTCCTAATGCGAGCACTTCTTCCTCCGAAGCCCCTACGCCATCGTGAATAAAGCAGTATATTCAGCGATTCGTCTCGCGACCATTGCCACCGCCATGAGCGCCCTGACGGGTTGCCAAACCATGCAAGGCTGGCTCAACACCGAGAGCGAAGCCCCGATTGCGGGCTCCAAT encodes:
- a CDS encoding membrane dipeptidase, whose amino-acid sequence is MNYFARAAMLPLCALLFVACSDDATSQDEPIIEAPANPGNDGIYGFVDGCFSMDAREAGSVESRFLQVSAEGDGFAFATHAQEDAAPFFMKASDLGTYLFYDADGRYLVVEDAAQFKGFERKDSLLSDIKTLDDDYLPGAQWELEVSAKDDTRFQVRHLKSGHYLTGEGLVEDAQDADVITLYPAEGCAEFPELSVDAEGEVRTEKFDDGSVFGVVETHSHILSNFGFGGGGIFHGSAFHPLGVEHALGSCEMFHGVDGRKDLFGFGYDKGDDLASASLIGALATGILPEFNHHTDGYPTFTDWPSAHDSSTHQTEYYKWLERARLGGLRLIVQHATTNSKICELLAGDGVQPIRYPCNDMVAVDRIFEETRRMERYIDAQAGGPGEGWFRIVESPEHAREVINEGKMAVLLGIETSNLFDCLLTPYLGIGRCTEEDVVEALDYYYEQGVRAIFPVHKYDNGFSAGDGHRGIIELGNFIQTGHHSNFTLDCPDVPARFDHGDVQFGGLNEPRADYFAAPYFDMSAFGEAPFDTLKPHIGILAQGPLVGDYCQSAGLTDLGEFLIHELMKRGMIIEIDHLPRRSYQRAFEILSENDYPASGSHGGDNNGELYALGGVSKFNFGACADPNEPGTRVADMERRLGLMADAGVFEAIGFGFDLNGFAGAPGPRFGEKSVCAEQQSNPITYPFASFDGGVTFTEPKVGERVIDFNTEGLAHIGMLPELIEDVRRDGVTDAQLEPLFKSAEGYLRMWEKSIQRGAALSE
- a CDS encoding septal ring lytic transglycosylase RlpA family protein, with the translated sequence MSMIKLMLVSAMFAHYQAGEQVEMPAIELPPVQQVGMASWYGNGAWHGSMTANGEDFDPSRFTCAHRNLPFDTLVLIENPSNGYRVWCRINDRGPYGLNTPSGEWTFKVSSSHEEDWRGILDMSIATAEQLGTIQVGLQKVRLRYWAPERDSGFNLAVLNP